A single window of Candidatus Bathyarchaeota archaeon DNA harbors:
- a CDS encoding PAC2 family protein: MINKDSSFFHLEYKPKLKNPIYIIGVSGVGNVGRVSTQLLIEWSRAKFFSSFYSYYFLDQALIQNDGICNLPKWDFYESGFCYPNLIICVGNSKIAVDESEAYYILLNKILDFGLKFKIKKLIIVDGVAALSNYVKDIYVTATSENLIKKLVNFGGKPLKTTELPGIIGVLLGLAKLKSLNGIGIIKPSKSLVLDREAGESAFNFLVKALNLKRKM, encoded by the coding sequence ATGATTAATAAAGATTCAAGTTTTTTTCATTTAGAGTATAAGCCTAAATTGAAAAATCCCATTTATATAATTGGGGTTTCAGGAGTTGGTAATGTTGGTCGAGTTTCAACTCAATTGCTTATAGAATGGAGTCGAGCGAAGTTTTTTTCAAGCTTTTATAGTTACTATTTTCTTGATCAAGCTTTAATTCAAAATGATGGAATCTGCAATTTACCTAAATGGGATTTTTATGAAAGCGGTTTTTGCTATCCAAACCTTATAATTTGTGTTGGGAACTCTAAAATTGCAGTTGATGAATCTGAAGCATATTATATTTTGCTTAATAAAATTTTGGATTTTGGTTTAAAATTTAAAATTAAAAAATTGATTATTGTAGATGGTGTCGCAGCATTATCAAATTACGTTAAAGATATTTACGTCACAGCAACATCAGAAAATTTAATTAAAAAACTCGTTAATTTTGGGGGAAAACCCTTAAAAACAACTGAGCTTCCCGGTATCATTGGGGTTCTTCTTGGATTAGCGAAATTAAAAAGCCTGAATGGAATAGGAATAATTAAACCAAGTAAATCTTTAGTGTTAGACAGGGAAGCTGGAGAATCAGCCTTTAATTTTTTAGTTAAAGCTTTAAATTTAAAACGTAAAATGTAA
- a CDS encoding amino acid permease gives MHKKNENEKSLKREVGWFGAFCMGYADVGADIYVAIGLVAYYAAGAAPLAFLIASITYICTGLAYAELASIYPYAGGAQVYAMKAFNDFVGFIAGWAVMLDYTVDITLFSLASAGYLSFFFPSLKTTYISLNILGNTFNLCYLNLTALILVLMLLLLNIIGIKESSIFNEVLVSLDLIVEVMILIFGFILAFNFYFFLKQIYVFGAPSPLLNVSYVIKGLDVNSQNFIYGVTLAMTSYIGIESIAQAAEETVRPYKWIPRANKLSILSVIVFAVGLSTLSMGVMPWNVLGESREDPMATLAHAIPVIGKFISPIVALTGFVICLVSTNTGVIGVSRVTFSMGRFKLMPEVFYRVHSKFKTPYLTIILFGSIGGLMVFLGDLRVIADLYNFGALLSYMIVNLCLIILRNTEREVYRPWKAPGEFTLKIGKKKLFIPVLGLIGFISCAIIWSLVLIYHKEGRILGTIWLLIGLTLFYLYRKIVVKIPLLSRETGKFIKPSGYMIDALVLIRTPEDYEEISKSINESLDKRFKLNLLTILDPKSFGLSKEHVKDYKELLTLKKDTWIDLQNLAKQLSSLGFECKVKVEVGDMERIIMEEAERHDLVVLIKRKTVREELEKERIDSLYVMLSKQYPGKLTVVRRV, from the coding sequence ATGCATAAAAAGAATGAAAATGAAAAATCTTTAAAGCGAGAAGTGGGTTGGTTTGGAGCTTTTTGTATGGGGTATGCTGATGTGGGAGCAGACATTTATGTTGCTATAGGGCTGGTAGCTTATTACGCGGCTGGAGCAGCCCCTTTAGCTTTTTTAATTGCTTCCATAACTTATATTTGTACTGGATTAGCTTATGCGGAGTTAGCTTCAATTTATCCTTATGCTGGTGGAGCTCAAGTTTACGCTATGAAAGCTTTTAATGATTTTGTAGGTTTTATAGCTGGTTGGGCAGTAATGCTTGATTATACAGTTGATATAACTTTATTTTCCTTAGCTTCAGCAGGTTACTTAAGTTTCTTTTTTCCATCGTTAAAAACAACATATATATCTTTAAATATTTTGGGGAATACATTTAATTTATGTTATCTTAATTTAACAGCTTTAATATTGGTTTTAATGCTTTTATTGCTTAATATAATTGGTATTAAGGAGTCGTCAATTTTTAATGAAGTTTTAGTTTCTTTAGATTTAATTGTTGAAGTAATGATTTTAATTTTCGGTTTTATTTTAGCATTTAACTTTTACTTTTTTTTAAAGCAGATATATGTGTTTGGAGCCCCTTCACCTTTACTTAATGTTTCTTATGTTATTAAAGGGTTGGATGTTAACTCTCAAAATTTTATTTATGGTGTTACTTTAGCGATGACTTCATATATAGGTATAGAATCTATAGCTCAAGCTGCTGAAGAAACTGTTAGACCATATAAATGGATTCCAAGAGCAAATAAATTATCAATTTTATCTGTAATTGTTTTTGCAGTTGGTTTATCAACGCTTAGTATGGGCGTTATGCCTTGGAATGTCTTAGGCGAATCAAGGGAGGATCCTATGGCTACATTGGCTCATGCAATACCTGTAATTGGAAAATTTATATCACCTATTGTTGCTTTAACAGGATTTGTTATATGTCTTGTTTCAACAAATACAGGTGTGATAGGGGTCTCAAGAGTTACATTTTCAATGGGAAGATTTAAGCTTATGCCTGAAGTTTTTTATAGAGTCCACTCAAAATTTAAAACACCTTATTTAACAATAATTCTTTTCGGTTCAATTGGAGGATTAATGGTTTTTCTAGGTGATTTAAGAGTTATTGCAGATCTTTACAATTTTGGAGCTTTATTATCCTATATGATAGTTAATTTATGTTTAATTATTCTTAGGAATACAGAAAGGGAAGTTTATAGACCTTGGAAAGCACCAGGAGAATTTACATTAAAAATTGGCAAAAAGAAACTGTTTATTCCTGTGCTTGGTTTAATAGGGTTTATCTCATGCGCAATTATTTGGAGTTTAGTTTTAATTTACCATAAAGAAGGGAGAATTTTAGGTACAATTTGGCTTTTAATAGGATTAACTTTATTCTATCTATATAGAAAAATAGTTGTAAAAATACCGCTTTTATCTAGAGAAACCGGGAAATTTATTAAACCAAGCGGATACATGATTGACGCTTTAGTACTTATTAGAACACCTGAAGATTACGAGGAAATATCTAAATCTATAAATGAATCCCTAGATAAACGATTTAAACTTAACTTGTTAACAATTCTCGATCCTAAATCTTTTGGTTTAAGCAAAGAACATGTAAAAGATTATAAAGAGCTTTTAACACTTAAAAAAGATACTTGGATTGATCTTCAAAATTTAGCTAAACAACTTTCAAGTTTAGGGTTTGAATGTAAAGTTAAGGTGGAAGTTGGCGATATGGAACGAATAATAATGGAGGAAGCTGAAAGACATGATTTAGTAGTTTTAATAAAA